The DNA region TGACTGGCGTGTCAGTCAGTATTCCATCACGGAAAACCGTCTTACACCGTCAGGGTTAAGAGGTATAGCACGGGCTATCTTACCATGGCACAGAGCGACCTATCCATACAGGAGGCCAGCCAGCAGTTGGACGCAGTGGTCGACGAGATCCAGTCGTCGGTCATCATCGACGAGGAGTTCCTCGAGACGGTGCTCGTGGGGCTGCTCTCGAAGGGCCACGTCCTGCTGGAGGACGTACCGGGGACGGGCAAGACGCTGACCGCGAACAGCTTCGCGACGGCGCTCGGACTCTCCTTCTCCCGCATCCAGTTCACACCGGACCTGCTCCCCAACGACGTGACGGGGACCTACATCTACAACGAGCAGGAGGGCGAGTTCGAGTTCAACAAGGGTCCCATCTTCGCGAACATCGTCCTCGCGGACGAGATCAACCGCGCGCCGCCGAAGACCCAGGCCGCGCTGCTGGAGGCGATGGGCGAGGGCCAGGTCACCACCGAGGGCGACACCCGCCAGCTGCCCGAGCCGTTCTTCGTCATCGCGACGCAGAACCCCGTCGAGCAGGAGGGGACCTTCCCGCTGCCCGAGGCGCAGATCGACCGCTTCAACGTCAAGAGTTCCATCGGCTACCCCGACGTGGACGGCGAGGTCGAGCTGCTCCGCCGGCGCAACGACCGCACGTCGACGACCCCGTCGGTCGGCCAGGTGCTCGACCACGAGTCGGTCATGGACCTGCAGGCGGTCCCGGACACCGTGACGGTCACCGAGGACATGCTGGAGTACATCGCGGCCGTCTCGCGGGCAACCCGCGACGACCACCGCGTCGAGACGGGCATGAGCCCGCGCGGGACCCAGCGCCTCTACGAGACCGCTCGCGCCCAGGCCGTCATCGAGGGGCGCAACTACGTCACGCCCGACGACGTCAAGACGGTCTCCCAGCCGGTCATCGCCCACCGCCTGGGCCTGACCGCGGAGTCGCAGGTCAACGACGTGGACAAGTCGGAGATCGTCGCGGACGTGCTCGAGGAGATCCCCGTCCCGACCATCGAGGCACCGGCGTAACGACTCAACTGGAGGACACACCATGGGTGTTTCAAACGCGGTTCGGAACCCGGGCTCGTATCTCAGCAGGACGCTGGACCTGTACCGAGCGCTGCTGACCGACCCGGAGCGGTTCTACGACGAGTACATCGGGACGCGGCGGGTCAAATCGGAGTTCGCGCTGGTGCTGGTCGCCGGGCTGGTCGGTCTCGTGGGCAACTACGTGATGCTCCAGGAGCTGATCTTCCAGTTCGAGGGCTTCCAGTCGGTCACTATCAACGAGCAGGTCCGGTTCCAGCTCCAGCAGCGGGTCGTCGAGCCGCTGCTGGGGGCGTTCCTGCTGTGGATCTGGTTCGGGATCGGCATGTACTACGTCGCCTGGCTGTACACGACGATCGGGACGACCTACGTGGCGATGAAGCGGACGGCCTGGGCGCTGTTCCCGATCCTGATCGCGAACGTCATCCACACCGCCGCGATGGCATACGCCTCGACGACGCTGGAGGTCACCGACGAGGACATCACGATCACGACGAGCATCGCCGACGAGGTGTCGGCATTCGTCTGGTCGCAGGCCAGCGGTGAGACGGTCGTGCTCGCCGCGACCGCCGTCGGGATCGTCTTCGCGCTGTGGGCCGGGTACATCGGCGCCTACGCGATCAAGGACGTGCGCGACCTGACGACGAGCGAGGCGTACAAGGTCGCCGCCGTCCCGACGGGCGGGTACGTGCTGTACATCGCGTACAGCGTCGTCACTGCGCTCTGACGGAAGAATTAAGAAGTTGTGATACACCAACACACACTATGAACTATTACATACGCCGATTCGGGCAAGCGATCGTGACGTTCTTCGTGGGGATGTTCATCACGTTCGCGCTGTACCGACTCGTTCCGGGTGGGCCGGTCCAGGCGATCATCGCCGACCGGGTCCAGCAGATGCAACAGCGCGGCCAGCCGGTCGACACGCAGGAGGTCGCCGAGATGGCCGAACAACTGACGGGGATCAACCCCGACACGCCGATCCCGATCGCCTTCTACGAGTGGATCCGGGACATCATCCTCTACCAGGACTTCGGCGAGTCGATCCTGTTCCAGGACCCCGTCTTCGACATCCTCTTTCGCGGGATGCCGTGGTCGATCTTCCTGAGCGTCTACGGGCTCCTGCTGGGCTTTACCGCCACCATCGCGGTGGGCGTGTTCATGGCCTGGCACGAGGGGACCAAGATCGACTCCGGGCTGACGGTGTTCGTGCTCGTGATGCGGTCGATCCCCTACTACGTGGCCGCCATCGTGATGCTGTCGGTGCTGGCGTTCCAGTGGGGCCTGTTCCCGACCGGCGGCCGCGCGCCGCCGGCGGCGACGCCCGGCTTCAACCTCGACTACATGATCGGGATCGCCAGACACGCCGCGTTGCCCATCCTCTCGAACTTCATCGTCGGCTTCGCCGGCGGGGCCATCGGGATGCGTGCGCTGACGGTCCGCGTCATCGGCGGTGACTACCTCCGGTCGGCGCGGCTGCGCGGGCTCGGCACGAACCGTATCCTGACGCGGTACCTGACCCGCAACTCCATCCTCCCGATCTACACCGGGTTCATGCTCGGGATCGCGGGGATGTTCAGCTCGAACGTCATCACGGAGCAGATCTTCCAGTACCACGGCGTCGGCTGGTTCATGCTCGAGGCGGCGGTCAACCAGGACTACCCGCTCGTGATGGCCGCGTTCGTGTTCTTCTCGGGCATCACGGTGACGGCCATCCTGATCGCCGACCTCACCTACGGGCTCATCGACCCGCGGGCCGGGACCGGCGCGTCGAGGGAGAGCTTCTAACGATGTCCGAGAAAAATCCACAGAGCGACGGAGGCGTCACGCAGGAAAGCATCTTCGGTTCCGACGAGGAGGTCGAGCGCCGCCGGACGCCGCCGGCCGAGCGCGCCCGCCGCGCGTTCGACTTCTACATCGCGACGCCGTTCCGCGTCGCGTGGTCGGACTGGCGGACCCGCATCGGCGGCGTCGGCGTCCTGTTCTACCTGCTGATGGGGACCGTCGGCGTCTGGCTGGTGCCGCCGCCACAGATCAACGAGGGGCCGTACTACCTCCAGCCGTTCGTCGACTGGTCGATGCCGCTGGGCACCGACAACCTCGGACGGGGCGTCTTCAAGACGCTCGTCCACTCGACGCCGGCGATGATGAAGATGGCGCTGGCCGGGATCGTCTTCTCGGTCGGCGTCGCGGTGCTCGTCGGGATGATCGCGGGCTACAAGGGCGGCGTCGTCGACACGGTCCTGATGACCATCGCCGACGTGTTCATCACGCTGCCGGGCCTGCCGCTGATCATCGTCCTCGCGGCGATCTTCTCGCCGGAGGACCCGTTCATCGTCGGGACCATCATCGCCATCGACCAGTGGCCGGGACTGGCCAGGATGTTGCGCTCGCAGGTGCTGTCCTTGCGCGAAGAGGACTTCGTCGAGGCGGCCCGGTCGATCGGGCTCTCGACGCCGACGATCGTCGGCCAGGAGCTCGTCCCGAAGGTCGCGCCGTTCGTGCTCGTCTCCGCGGCGGGCGCCGCGGTCGCGGTCATCTTCCAGTCGGTCGCGCTGTACTTCATCGGCGTGCTCCCGTTCAGCTCGTTCAACTGGGGCGTGATGATGCAGCTGGCCTACGAGCAGGGCAACGCGATCTCCGCCCCCGGCCGCGCGGGCCACTGGATGCTGTTCCCGCTGCTGGCCATCTCGGGCGTGAGCTTCTCGCTGATCCTCTTCTCGCAGGGGCTCGACCGGGTGTTCAACCCGCGCCTGCTGGCGCGCCACTCCGAGACGGTCCCGGAGGACGAACAGGACGGGGCGGGTGACCTGTGATGCCCGCTCGCGAACCGACCCGACGACCGGAGGTGAACTGACATGGCAATCGGACAACCGGACCAATCGAGCGAGGAGGAGACGACGGAGACCGACGACCCCGACGAGGACATCGTCATGAGCGTCGAGGACGCCCGCGTGCAGTTCGGGATGTCCCGGGGACAGGCCTGGGTGCTCAACGACGTGAGCCTGGACGTGCGCCGCGAGGAGATCCTCGCCGTCGTCGGCGAGTCCGGCTCGGGCAAGTCGATGTTCGCCGCCGCGCTGATGGACGCCGTCGAGGACCCCGGCCACCTCTCGGGCGACGTGACCTACTACCCGCGGGAGGACGAGGGCACCGACACCCCGAGCGCCGACCAGATCGGCTCCTACGACGCCGTCGGCGACGACTCGATCGACGTGCTCGGGATGAGCGAGAGCGAGCTCAAGAACTTCCGCTGGGAGGAGGTCTCGATGGTGTTCCAGGGGGCGATGAACTCGTTCAACCCCACGATGAAGATCAAGGGCCACTTCCACGAGACCATCCAGGCCCACAACGCCGTCCTCGACGAGCGCATGGAGCACGTCCGGGACCTGTTCGAGGCGCTGCACCTCGACCCCGACCGCGTGATGAACTCCTACCCCCACGAGCTGTCGGGCGGGATGAAACAGCGGGCGCTCATCGCGCTGGCGCTGGTGCTCGAACCGGAGGTGCTCGTGATGGACGAGCCGACCGCCGCGCTCGACCTCCTGATGCAGCGGTCGATCATCTCGATGCTGCGGGAGCTGCGCGACGAGTTCGAGCTGACCATCGTCTTCATCACGCACGACCTGCCGCTGGTCGCCGGGCTGTCGGACCGCATCGGCGTGATGTACTCCTTCGAGTTCATCGAGGTGGGCGAGACGCGCTCGCTGCTGAAAGACGCCGCCCACCCCTACACCCGGGCGCTGTTGCGCTCGGTGCCGAGCATCGAGTCGGACATCGACGAGATGGAGCCCATCGAGGGCGCGCGCCCGGACCCGGTGAACATCCCGACCGGGTGTTCGTTCCACCCGCGGTGTCCGATCGCCGACGACCGCTGCGAGATCGAGGACCCCGACCTCGTGACCGTCGACGAGGACCACGAGGCGGCGTGTTTCTACACCGACCAGGCCCGCAACGAGCTGAGCTACAGACTCGACCACGGGACCACGGAGGACGACAGATGAGCACAGACGAACCCACGGCAGACGACGTGACGGCGGACGAGGCGGCCGCCGACGAGGCGGCGACCGACGTACCGGACGACGAACCGATCCTGTCGCTGGAGGACGTGAACGTCCACTACACCCCGGGCGGGATCGTCAAGCGGGCGCTGACCGACAAGAAGGTCCGCGCGGTCGACGGCGTCAGTTTCGACCTCTACGACAACGACATCGTCGTGCTGGTCGGCGAGTCGGGCTGTGGCAAGACCACGCTCGGCAAGACCGCGATCGGCCTCGAACAGCCCACCAGCGGGACGATCTCCTACCGCGGCCAGGACATCTGGGACGCCAAGTCCAACCCGCGCGACGCGGACATCGAGTTCACCGAGATCCGCCGCGCGATGCAGATCATCCACCAGGACCCCGCTAACGCCCTGAACTCCTCGCGGCGGGTCAAGGCGATCCTCTCGGACCCGCTCAAGAAGTACCGGACGGAGCTGGGCCCCAAGGAGCGGGAGGACACCATCTACCGCTTCCTGGAGTACGTGGATATGATGCCGCCGGAGGACTACGCCGAGCGGTATCCCCACCAGCTGTCGGGCGGGGAGAAACAGCGCATCGCCCTGGGCCGCGCCCTGCTGATGAACCCGGACGTGATCCTCGCCGACGAGGCCATCTCGGCGCTGGACGTGAGCCTCCGCGTCGGGATGATGGACCTGATCCTCGACCTGCAGGACACCTTCGACACGTCCTACATCTTCATCAGCCACGACCTGGCGAACGCCCGCTACCTCGCCAAGCGCGCGGGCGGCCGCATCGCCATCATGTACCTCGGGGAGATCGTCGAGATCGGGCCGCCGGAGGAGATCCTCCAGAACCCCACCCACCCCTACACGAAGGTCCTGAAGTGGTCGAC from Halosimplex halophilum includes:
- a CDS encoding ABC transporter permease; this encodes MSEKNPQSDGGVTQESIFGSDEEVERRRTPPAERARRAFDFYIATPFRVAWSDWRTRIGGVGVLFYLLMGTVGVWLVPPPQINEGPYYLQPFVDWSMPLGTDNLGRGVFKTLVHSTPAMMKMALAGIVFSVGVAVLVGMIAGYKGGVVDTVLMTIADVFITLPGLPLIIVLAAIFSPEDPFIVGTIIAIDQWPGLARMLRSQVLSLREEDFVEAARSIGLSTPTIVGQELVPKVAPFVLVSAAGAAVAVIFQSVALYFIGVLPFSSFNWGVMMQLAYEQGNAISAPGRAGHWMLFPLLAISGVSFSLILFSQGLDRVFNPRLLARHSETVPEDEQDGAGDL
- a CDS encoding AAA family ATPase; translation: MAQSDLSIQEASQQLDAVVDEIQSSVIIDEEFLETVLVGLLSKGHVLLEDVPGTGKTLTANSFATALGLSFSRIQFTPDLLPNDVTGTYIYNEQEGEFEFNKGPIFANIVLADEINRAPPKTQAALLEAMGEGQVTTEGDTRQLPEPFFVIATQNPVEQEGTFPLPEAQIDRFNVKSSIGYPDVDGEVELLRRRNDRTSTTPSVGQVLDHESVMDLQAVPDTVTVTEDMLEYIAAVSRATRDDHRVETGMSPRGTQRLYETARAQAVIEGRNYVTPDDVKTVSQPVIAHRLGLTAESQVNDVDKSEIVADVLEEIPVPTIEAPA
- a CDS encoding ABC transporter ATP-binding protein, which codes for MAIGQPDQSSEEETTETDDPDEDIVMSVEDARVQFGMSRGQAWVLNDVSLDVRREEILAVVGESGSGKSMFAAALMDAVEDPGHLSGDVTYYPREDEGTDTPSADQIGSYDAVGDDSIDVLGMSESELKNFRWEEVSMVFQGAMNSFNPTMKIKGHFHETIQAHNAVLDERMEHVRDLFEALHLDPDRVMNSYPHELSGGMKQRALIALALVLEPEVLVMDEPTAALDLLMQRSIISMLRELRDEFELTIVFITHDLPLVAGLSDRIGVMYSFEFIEVGETRSLLKDAAHPYTRALLRSVPSIESDIDEMEPIEGARPDPVNIPTGCSFHPRCPIADDRCEIEDPDLVTVDEDHEAACFYTDQARNELSYRLDHGTTEDDR
- a CDS encoding ABC transporter permease, which codes for MNYYIRRFGQAIVTFFVGMFITFALYRLVPGGPVQAIIADRVQQMQQRGQPVDTQEVAEMAEQLTGINPDTPIPIAFYEWIRDIILYQDFGESILFQDPVFDILFRGMPWSIFLSVYGLLLGFTATIAVGVFMAWHEGTKIDSGLTVFVLVMRSIPYYVAAIVMLSVLAFQWGLFPTGGRAPPAATPGFNLDYMIGIARHAALPILSNFIVGFAGGAIGMRALTVRVIGGDYLRSARLRGLGTNRILTRYLTRNSILPIYTGFMLGIAGMFSSNVITEQIFQYHGVGWFMLEAAVNQDYPLVMAAFVFFSGITVTAILIADLTYGLIDPRAGTGASRESF
- a CDS encoding oligopeptide/dipeptide ABC transporter ATP-binding protein, with translation MSTDEPTADDVTADEAAADEAATDVPDDEPILSLEDVNVHYTPGGIVKRALTDKKVRAVDGVSFDLYDNDIVVLVGESGCGKTTLGKTAIGLEQPTSGTISYRGQDIWDAKSNPRDADIEFTEIRRAMQIIHQDPANALNSSRRVKAILSDPLKKYRTELGPKEREDTIYRFLEYVDMMPPEDYAERYPHQLSGGEKQRIALGRALLMNPDVILADEAISALDVSLRVGMMDLILDLQDTFDTSYIFISHDLANARYLAKRAGGRIAIMYLGEIVEIGPPEEILQNPTHPYTKVLKWSTPTVDPDLAKQRIQEDPPVRKVDVPDPEDPPSGCKFHTRCPEAREVCTQEEPERFDTAGESDAACFRALETHEYWNSAELVDADEDEYDAQESASFGD
- a CDS encoding YIP1 family protein, giving the protein MGVSNAVRNPGSYLSRTLDLYRALLTDPERFYDEYIGTRRVKSEFALVLVAGLVGLVGNYVMLQELIFQFEGFQSVTINEQVRFQLQQRVVEPLLGAFLLWIWFGIGMYYVAWLYTTIGTTYVAMKRTAWALFPILIANVIHTAAMAYASTTLEVTDEDITITTSIADEVSAFVWSQASGETVVLAATAVGIVFALWAGYIGAYAIKDVRDLTTSEAYKVAAVPTGGYVLYIAYSVVTAL